Proteins co-encoded in one Mycobacterium mantenii genomic window:
- a CDS encoding aldo/keto reductase has translation MTVENSKTVAGASGTFTFGGDMTVNRLGFGAMRLTAKGVWGPPDDRDECVRVLRRAVELGVNFIDTADSYGPYVSEEIIREALHPYDGLVIATKAGLLRTGPDIWIPLGNPSYLRQECEMSLRRLGVDTIDLFQLHRIDSNFPLEDQVGELLTLKNEGKIRHIGLSEIGADQLDAALRITEIVSVQNMYNLTARGAEPLLDTATRQGIAFIPWFPLAAGPLAAADGPLQRIAADHDASPSQLALAWLLKRSPVMVPIPGTSKVAHLEENVAAAQIELSDDEFETLSAAGAQQPA, from the coding sequence GTGACCGTAGAAAACTCGAAAACTGTTGCAGGGGCATCCGGAACATTCACCTTCGGTGGCGACATGACCGTCAACCGGCTCGGCTTCGGCGCGATGCGCCTGACGGCAAAGGGCGTGTGGGGCCCGCCCGACGACCGCGACGAATGCGTCCGGGTGCTGCGGCGGGCCGTCGAGCTCGGGGTGAACTTCATCGACACCGCCGACTCCTACGGTCCCTACGTCTCCGAGGAGATCATTCGCGAGGCGCTGCATCCCTACGACGGTCTGGTGATCGCGACCAAGGCGGGGCTGTTGCGCACCGGCCCGGACATCTGGATTCCGTTGGGCAATCCCAGTTATCTGCGTCAGGAATGCGAGATGAGCCTGCGCCGGCTGGGCGTTGACACCATCGACCTGTTCCAGCTGCACCGCATCGACTCGAACTTCCCGCTCGAAGACCAGGTGGGTGAGCTGCTCACCCTGAAGAACGAGGGCAAGATCCGCCACATCGGCCTGTCCGAGATCGGCGCCGACCAACTGGACGCGGCCCTGCGGATCACCGAGATCGTGTCGGTGCAGAACATGTACAACCTGACCGCCCGTGGCGCCGAGCCGCTCCTGGACACCGCGACCAGACAGGGCATCGCGTTCATCCCGTGGTTCCCGCTGGCGGCCGGACCGCTGGCCGCCGCCGACGGCCCGCTGCAGCGCATCGCCGCCGACCACGATGCGTCGCCGTCGCAGTTGGCCTTGGCGTGGTTACTGAAACGCTCGCCGGTGATGGTGCCCATCCCCGGCACGTCCAAGGTTGCGCACCTAGAGGAAAACGTCGCCGCCGCCCAGATCGAGCTGTCCGATGACGAGTTCGAAACGTTGTCGGCCGCCGGGGCGCAGCAGCCGGCCTAA
- a CDS encoding lyase family protein yields MTNLLWPGDHRAGEHMTDRALLGSMVAVEAAWLSALAGAGLAPAGCAEAEIANLVTPDDCESLAVAAEDGGNPVIPLVTLLRQRAEPAVAPWIHRGLTSQDVLDTSLMLAVRAVADELTTQLTQQISTLSELVTRHRDTPMVARTLTQHAALTTFGGKVAGWLNGVIDAFVRLAALTTPIQLGGAAGTLAATTELAALMTGTTDPAGVSLQLVQSTATTLGLAARPPWHTSRAPVTAAGDAFVGCTDSWGRIASDIVTLVRPEIAELSEPATGNRGGSSSMPHKRNPVLSILIRRAAIAAPPLAATLHTAAALANDERPDGAWHAEWDTLRPLGRRSVVAGSQSGELLAGLTVHTQRMAENVNAADIAGEQRAIAELAGKEPSAAYFGAAGRLIDDCLSRAAAVLAQR; encoded by the coding sequence ATGACCAACCTGTTGTGGCCCGGAGACCATCGCGCCGGGGAGCACATGACCGATCGGGCGCTGCTGGGATCGATGGTGGCGGTGGAAGCCGCGTGGCTGAGCGCCCTGGCGGGCGCCGGCCTGGCGCCCGCCGGTTGCGCCGAAGCGGAGATCGCGAACCTGGTCACACCCGACGACTGTGAATCGCTCGCGGTCGCCGCCGAGGACGGCGGCAACCCGGTCATTCCCCTGGTGACCCTGCTGCGGCAGCGGGCCGAGCCGGCCGTCGCGCCCTGGATTCACCGCGGGCTCACCAGTCAGGACGTCCTGGACACGAGCCTGATGCTGGCCGTGCGAGCGGTTGCCGATGAGTTGACAACCCAACTAACACAGCAGATTTCCACACTGTCCGAACTCGTCACCCGGCACCGGGACACGCCGATGGTGGCCCGCACCCTCACCCAGCACGCCGCACTCACCACGTTTGGCGGCAAGGTCGCCGGCTGGCTGAACGGAGTCATCGACGCGTTCGTGCGGCTGGCCGCGCTGACCACACCGATCCAACTCGGCGGCGCCGCCGGAACATTGGCCGCGACGACGGAGCTGGCGGCATTGATGACCGGCACGACCGACCCGGCCGGCGTCTCGCTGCAGTTAGTACAAAGCACCGCAACCACATTGGGCTTGGCTGCGCGGCCGCCGTGGCACACCAGCCGCGCACCCGTCACCGCGGCCGGCGACGCCTTCGTCGGCTGCACCGACTCCTGGGGCCGCATCGCCTCGGACATCGTCACCCTGGTCCGACCGGAGATCGCCGAACTCAGTGAGCCGGCAACCGGGAACCGCGGCGGCTCGTCGTCGATGCCGCACAAGCGAAACCCGGTGCTGTCCATCCTGATCCGCCGTGCCGCCATCGCGGCACCGCCATTGGCCGCGACGCTGCACACCGCCGCGGCGCTAGCCAACGACGAGCGGCCCGACGGGGCGTGGCATGCCGAATGGGACACCCTGCGCCCGCTGGGCCGGCGCAGCGTCGTCGCGGGATCCCAGAGTGGGGAACTGCTCGCCGGATTGACCGTACATACGCAGCGGATGGCCGAAAACGTCAATGCCGCAGACATTGCGGGCGAACAGCGGGCGATCGCCGAGCTGGCGGGCAAGGAGCCGTCCGCCGCCTACTTCGGCGCCGCCGGCCGGTTGATCGACGACTGCCTGAGCCGTGCGGCAGCGGTGCTCGCTCAGCGCTGA
- the pcaH gene encoding protocatechuate 3,4-dioxygenase subunit beta, producing the protein MDAERVASQGDITAEIARIAAQYQGGGGVGHRDRPRLDYPPYRSTILRHPKQPLVVVDPEGVERWAPCFGHQDVDPLDADLTAGHPGEPIGERVVVTGRVLDESGRPVAGQLVEIWQANAAGRYRHQRDQHPAPLDPNFTGAGRCLTGPDGTYRFRTIKPGPYPWRNHHNAWRPAHVHFSVFGTAFTQRLVTQMYFPGDPMFALDPIFQSILDPAGRQRLIARYDHDLNEPEYATGYRWDIVLAGGARTPTEGEHD; encoded by the coding sequence ATGGACGCCGAGCGTGTCGCTTCTCAGGGTGACATCACGGCGGAGATCGCCCGCATCGCAGCGCAATACCAGGGTGGCGGGGGAGTCGGGCACCGCGACCGGCCGCGGCTCGACTACCCGCCGTACCGCAGCACGATCCTGCGCCATCCCAAGCAACCTTTGGTCGTCGTCGATCCCGAGGGCGTCGAACGCTGGGCGCCGTGCTTCGGCCACCAGGACGTCGACCCACTCGACGCCGACCTGACGGCCGGTCATCCGGGCGAGCCGATCGGCGAGCGGGTCGTCGTGACCGGACGCGTCCTGGACGAATCCGGCCGGCCGGTGGCGGGCCAGCTGGTGGAGATTTGGCAGGCCAACGCCGCCGGTCGCTACCGCCACCAGCGCGACCAGCATCCGGCGCCCCTCGATCCGAACTTCACCGGTGCGGGCCGCTGCCTGACCGGGCCGGACGGCACCTACCGGTTCCGGACCATCAAGCCCGGGCCCTACCCGTGGCGCAACCACCACAACGCGTGGCGCCCGGCGCACGTCCACTTCTCCGTCTTCGGAACCGCTTTCACCCAGCGCCTGGTCACCCAGATGTACTTCCCGGGTGACCCGATGTTCGCGCTGGATCCGATCTTCCAATCGATCCTCGATCCCGCCGGGCGCCAGCGGCTGATCGCCCGATACGACCACGACCTCAACGAGCCGGAGTACGCGACCGGGTACCGGTGGGACATCGTGCTGGCCGGTGGCGCACGCACCCCGACAGAAGGCGAGCATGACTGA
- the fdxA gene encoding ferredoxin: MTYVIGKPCIDVMDRACVDECPVDCIYEGGRALYIHPDECVDCGACEPVCPVEAIYYEDDLPEDLKPYLADNEAFFAETLPGRDAPLGSPGGAGKLGPLGVDTPLVAGQPSASHSDGA, translated from the coding sequence ATGACCTACGTGATCGGAAAGCCATGCATCGATGTGATGGACCGCGCATGCGTCGACGAATGCCCGGTGGATTGTATTTACGAAGGCGGCCGGGCGCTCTACATTCATCCCGACGAATGCGTGGATTGCGGCGCGTGTGAACCGGTCTGTCCGGTGGAGGCGATTTACTACGAAGATGACCTGCCTGAGGATCTCAAACCCTACCTGGCCGACAATGAGGCATTCTTCGCTGAAACGCTGCCGGGTCGCGACGCCCCCCTGGGGTCCCCGGGTGGGGCCGGCAAGCTCGGTCCGCTCGGGGTCGACACACCTCTGGTGGCCGGCCAGCCCAGTGCCAGCCATTCGGACGGGGCGTGA
- a CDS encoding peptidase associated/transthyretin-like domain-containing protein: MTESACTPGQTVGPFLDLGLPYPGDNLMVDDGHPQAIRLHGTVYDGAGAAVPDALVELWQPDGAGRVPRQAGSLRRDDAVSIASAAQAPGAAGRHHHDAVSIASAAQAPGAAGRHHHDAVSIASAAQAPGAAGRHHHDAPFTGWGRCATDDAGRYAFTTLTPGSAIAGRPPFFALTVFARGLLDRLFTRAYLPGADPNADPLLTAVTAERRSALLCTAENDGTAYRFDIHLQGPAETVFLAYRDDAR, encoded by the coding sequence ATGACTGAATCAGCTTGCACGCCAGGGCAAACCGTCGGGCCGTTCCTCGATCTGGGGTTGCCGTATCCCGGCGACAACCTCATGGTCGACGACGGCCATCCGCAGGCCATCCGGCTGCACGGCACGGTGTACGACGGTGCCGGCGCGGCCGTCCCGGACGCACTGGTGGAACTCTGGCAACCCGACGGCGCGGGACGCGTTCCGCGACAAGCCGGTTCGCTGCGCCGCGACGACGCGGTGTCGATCGCAAGCGCGGCGCAAGCGCCGGGCGCCGCGGGTCGGCACCATCACGACGCGGTGTCGATCGCAAGCGCGGCGCAAGCGCCGGGCGCCGCGGGTCGGCACCATCACGACGCGGTGTCGATCGCAAGCGCGGCGCAAGCGCCGGGCGCCGCGGGTCGGCACCATCACGACGCTCCGTTCACCGGGTGGGGGCGCTGCGCGACCGACGACGCCGGACGCTACGCGTTCACCACCCTGACGCCCGGTTCGGCGATCGCCGGGCGGCCGCCCTTCTTCGCGCTCACGGTGTTCGCCCGGGGACTGCTGGACCGGCTGTTCACCCGCGCCTACCTGCCCGGCGCCGACCCGAACGCCGATCCGCTGCTGACGGCGGTCACCGCCGAGCGCCGGTCCGCATTGCTGTGTACCGCCGAAAACGACGGCACCGCTTACCGTTTCGATATCCATCTGCAGGGCCCGGCCGAGACCGTGTTCCTGGCGTACCGGGACGACGCGCGATGA
- a CDS encoding DUF1990 family protein yields the protein MDLRALKELPLTYSEVGATATGELPAGYDHQHAERQIGTGRQRFEQAAAAVMRWGMQRGSGLRVRASSEIAVVDAVVVVKMGFLPAPCRVVYVVDEPDIRGFGYGTLPGHPESGEERFVVRHDPVTSAVYAEVSAFSRPATWWGKAGGPVVKLGQRVIAKRYLRAV from the coding sequence GTGGACCTGCGAGCGCTCAAGGAACTTCCCCTGACCTACTCCGAAGTGGGGGCAACGGCGACCGGTGAGCTGCCCGCCGGATACGACCATCAACACGCCGAGCGCCAAATCGGCACGGGCCGGCAGCGTTTCGAGCAAGCCGCCGCCGCCGTCATGCGCTGGGGCATGCAGCGCGGATCCGGGCTGCGCGTGCGGGCCAGCTCCGAGATCGCCGTCGTCGACGCGGTGGTGGTGGTGAAGATGGGCTTTCTGCCCGCGCCCTGCCGCGTCGTCTACGTCGTCGACGAACCCGATATCCGGGGCTTCGGCTACGGCACCCTGCCCGGTCATCCCGAGTCCGGCGAGGAACGCTTCGTGGTTCGCCACGACCCGGTCACCTCGGCGGTGTACGCGGAGGTGTCGGCCTTCTCCCGGCCCGCCACCTGGTGGGGCAAGGCCGGCGGGCCGGTGGTGAAGCTGGGCCAGCGCGTCATCGCCAAGCGCTACCTGCGCGCGGTGTGA
- a CDS encoding helix-turn-helix transcriptional regulator, with product MRLLRASPDPMSIAGIARVLDVHPNTVRFHLDSLVADGQVEHVELDRKGPGRPPLMFRAVRQMDRGGTRHYRLLAEILAMAFADERDPAPKALAAGRAWGHKVDAELHPMPDDADGADGAEEAIARLIDVLDELGFAPERRVNNGQQQVGLRHCPFLELAESSSSVVCPVHLGLMQGAMETWGAPVSVDRLDPFVEPDLCLAHLTLQGAAK from the coding sequence ATGCGGCTGCTGCGGGCCTCGCCGGATCCGATGAGCATCGCGGGCATCGCCCGCGTGCTGGACGTACACCCCAACACCGTCCGCTTCCACCTCGACAGCCTGGTCGCTGACGGGCAGGTGGAGCACGTCGAGCTGGATCGGAAGGGGCCGGGACGCCCACCGCTGATGTTTCGCGCGGTCCGGCAGATGGATCGCGGCGGGACGCGACACTATCGGCTGCTGGCCGAGATCCTGGCCATGGCCTTCGCCGACGAACGCGACCCCGCGCCCAAGGCCCTGGCGGCGGGCCGCGCCTGGGGGCACAAGGTGGATGCCGAACTGCACCCGATGCCCGATGACGCCGACGGCGCCGACGGCGCCGAAGAGGCGATCGCCCGCTTGATCGATGTGCTCGACGAACTCGGCTTCGCCCCCGAGCGCCGGGTGAACAACGGACAGCAGCAGGTCGGGCTGCGGCACTGCCCCTTTCTCGAACTGGCCGAGAGCTCCTCGAGCGTCGTCTGCCCGGTGCATCTGGGCCTGATGCAAGGAGCCATGGAGACCTGGGGAGCACCCGTCTCGGTGGACCGGCTCGACCCGTTCGTCGAGCCGGATCTGTGTCTGGCTCACCTGACACTGCAGGGAGCGGCCAAATGA
- a CDS encoding PaaI family thioesterase: MVAEHQRHPGGGFNPPEPTTKGGPDYGRFIEAVRSLQDHARAADAPDEVITEAADLLEKVSALLAPFDADEWASPSGRRMDLPMRGNILTIPMSAHKGEDGRIHGQARFARFHLGRNGAVHGGALGMLFDSILGLSASVLTGNPRQRTAYLKIDYRHIVPVEKELQFDAGIERVDGRKIFVSGRLTDGEQLLTEADALFVRLKPGQP, translated from the coding sequence GTGGTGGCCGAACATCAGCGACACCCCGGCGGGGGATTCAATCCGCCGGAACCGACGACCAAGGGCGGGCCCGACTACGGCAGGTTCATCGAGGCCGTCCGCTCGTTGCAGGACCACGCCCGCGCCGCCGACGCTCCCGACGAGGTCATCACCGAGGCCGCTGACCTCCTGGAGAAGGTATCGGCGCTGCTGGCGCCGTTCGACGCCGACGAATGGGCGTCCCCGTCGGGCCGGCGGATGGACCTGCCGATGCGCGGCAACATCCTGACGATCCCGATGTCGGCACACAAGGGCGAGGACGGCCGCATCCACGGCCAGGCCCGCTTCGCCCGGTTCCACCTGGGCCGCAACGGCGCCGTGCACGGCGGCGCGCTGGGGATGCTGTTCGACTCGATCCTCGGGTTGTCGGCCTCGGTGCTCACCGGCAACCCGCGACAGCGCACCGCCTACCTCAAGATCGACTACCGCCACATCGTCCCGGTGGAAAAGGAATTGCAGTTCGACGCGGGCATCGAACGGGTGGACGGTCGCAAGATCTTCGTGTCCGGCCGGTTGACCGACGGCGAGCAGCTGCTGACCGAAGCCGACGCGCTGTTCGTGCGGCTCAAACCCGGCCAGCCCTGA
- a CDS encoding methyltransferase domain-containing protein, with protein MPGQRAGSELPLPSSNRADDAVAGHWLLARLGKRVLRPGGVELTRTLLSRAELTGADVVELAPGLGRTATEIVARGPRSYVGAEGDPDAANVVRGVLSDFGAQNAAVQVADAAATGLPDACSDVVIGEAMLSMQGDAAKAAIVAEAARLLRPGGRYAIHELALTPDDVPEDISTDIRQALARAIKVNARPLTVAEWSKLLAEHGLVVDQVATAPMALLQPRRLVSDEGLFGALRFARNVLVHRDARKRVLTMRRTFHKHRNRLAAVAIVAHKPAGPGTA; from the coding sequence ATGCCAGGACAACGAGCAGGTTCCGAACTGCCGCTACCGTCCTCGAACCGCGCCGACGACGCGGTCGCAGGGCATTGGCTGCTGGCGCGGCTCGGTAAGCGCGTGCTGCGCCCCGGCGGTGTCGAGCTGACCCGCACGCTGCTGTCCCGCGCGGAGCTGACCGGCGCCGACGTCGTCGAACTGGCACCCGGCCTGGGCCGCACCGCCACCGAGATCGTGGCCAGGGGGCCGCGGTCGTACGTCGGCGCCGAGGGTGACCCGGACGCGGCCAACGTGGTGCGCGGCGTGCTCAGCGATTTCGGTGCGCAAAACGCGGCCGTGCAGGTTGCGGACGCGGCCGCCACCGGATTGCCCGACGCCTGCAGCGATGTGGTCATCGGCGAGGCGATGCTGAGCATGCAGGGCGACGCGGCCAAGGCGGCGATCGTCGCCGAGGCGGCCCGGTTGTTGCGGCCGGGCGGGCGCTACGCGATCCACGAACTCGCCCTCACTCCGGACGACGTGCCGGAGGACATCAGCACCGACATCCGGCAGGCGCTCGCCCGGGCGATCAAGGTCAACGCCCGTCCCTTGACGGTTGCGGAGTGGTCGAAACTGCTCGCCGAGCACGGGTTGGTGGTCGATCAGGTGGCGACCGCGCCCATGGCGCTGCTGCAGCCGCGCCGGCTGGTCTCCGACGAGGGGCTGTTCGGTGCGCTGCGATTCGCCAGGAACGTGCTCGTGCACCGCGACGCCCGCAAGCGGGTCCTGACGATGCGCCGCACGTTCCACAAACATCGCAACCGGTTGGCCGCCGTCGCCATCGTCGCGCACAAACCGGCGGGGCCGGGCACCGCCTGA
- a CDS encoding PPP2R3 domain-containing protein, which yields MTESDLDALASDFLQSHYFGSIYADWSPDRRLDMFLRRRGLARVANDGDLSHNVLERIMARGRATLARR from the coding sequence TTGACGGAGTCCGACCTCGACGCGTTGGCGTCGGATTTCCTGCAGTCGCACTACTTCGGGTCAATTTATGCCGATTGGTCACCGGATCGACGGCTCGACATGTTCCTGCGGCGGCGGGGTCTCGCCCGGGTGGCCAACGACGGCGACCTGTCCCACAACGTTTTGGAACGCATCATGGCCCGCGGACGCGCCACGCTGGCGCGGCGTTGA
- a CDS encoding cupin domain-containing protein: MDSISLTDLSSEKIAEAKQSHSGRAAHTIHGGHTHELRQTVLALLAGHDLSEHDSPGEATLQVLQGHVRLTTNGDAWDGKAGEYVAIPTERHALHAVEDSVVLLTVLKTIPAAH; this comes from the coding sequence ATGGATTCCATCTCGCTGACCGACCTCTCGTCCGAAAAGATCGCCGAGGCCAAGCAATCGCACAGCGGGCGGGCCGCCCACACCATTCATGGCGGTCACACCCATGAGCTTCGCCAGACCGTGCTGGCCCTGCTCGCCGGGCACGACCTGTCCGAACACGACAGCCCCGGTGAGGCGACGCTGCAGGTGCTGCAGGGTCACGTGCGGCTGACGACCAACGGCGACGCCTGGGACGGCAAGGCCGGTGAATACGTCGCGATTCCCACCGAACGGCACGCCCTGCACGCGGTCGAGGATTCGGTGGTCCTGCTGACCGTGCTGAAGACCATTCCCGCGGCGCACTAG
- a CDS encoding DUF2249 domain-containing protein, translated as MAANELDVRQLRKPEKHPTIFATYAALQVGDSFVLVNNHDPRHLHDEFEADYPGGYDWEYLDKGPSVWRIRIGKLIDTPPPVRHPGHLELALEPVETSARQEI; from the coding sequence ATGGCCGCCAACGAACTTGACGTACGCCAGCTGCGCAAGCCGGAAAAGCACCCGACCATCTTCGCCACCTATGCCGCGCTGCAAGTCGGCGACTCGTTCGTTCTGGTCAACAACCACGACCCCAGGCACCTGCACGACGAATTCGAGGCCGACTATCCCGGCGGTTACGACTGGGAGTACCTCGACAAAGGCCCGTCCGTCTGGCGGATCCGGATCGGTAAACTCATCGACACCCCACCCCCCGTGCGCCACCCCGGACATCTCGAGCTGGCCCTGGAGCCGGTGGAAACCTCTGCGCGGCAGGAGATTTGA
- a CDS encoding TetR/AcrR family transcriptional regulator produces the protein MSDLPTQTKYLQASRGRRASHHSGDDREQAILATAERLLEERPLADFSVDDLAKGAGISRPTFYFYFRSKNAVLLSLLDQMNAKAQAALRALDVVSSGDPEAIWRARIESFFEVSGSHRAVAVAGAAAKATNPEVRQLWSALMNKWISYTTIAIKSERGRGAAPDTIPAAELSVALNMLSERMMAAAFTAEDQAIPEDRVIDTLLHIWLASIYQR, from the coding sequence GTGTCCGACCTCCCGACACAAACAAAGTATCTGCAGGCCTCGCGGGGCCGCCGCGCGTCGCACCACTCCGGTGACGACCGCGAACAAGCGATACTTGCCACCGCCGAGCGGCTGCTGGAGGAACGACCGCTGGCCGACTTTTCCGTCGACGATCTAGCAAAAGGCGCCGGAATTTCCCGGCCCACCTTCTACTTCTATTTCCGGTCGAAGAACGCGGTGCTGCTGTCGCTGCTCGACCAGATGAACGCCAAGGCGCAGGCGGCGCTGCGGGCGCTCGACGTCGTGTCTTCGGGCGACCCCGAGGCGATCTGGCGGGCACGCATCGAGTCGTTCTTCGAGGTGTCCGGATCGCACCGGGCGGTCGCGGTCGCGGGCGCCGCGGCCAAGGCGACCAACCCCGAGGTGCGGCAGCTGTGGTCCGCACTGATGAACAAGTGGATCTCTTACACCACCATCGCGATCAAGTCCGAGCGCGGACGCGGCGCCGCCCCCGACACCATCCCGGCCGCGGAGCTGTCCGTGGCGCTCAACATGTTGAGCGAGCGGATGATGGCCGCGGCCTTCACCGCCGAGGATCAGGCGATCCCCGAAGACCGGGTGATCGACACGCTGCTGCACATCTGGCTGGCCAGCATTTATCAGCGCTGA
- a CDS encoding NAD(P)H-dependent flavin oxidoreductase gives MLSTPWSTNFGLRVPIVNAPMGGVAGGRLAAAVTGAGGLGMVGMGSVASRELLAEQLRHVDGRFGIGMVDWVMRNEAGLLEDALAARPALLSVSFGTDWSWVAKAHDAGIPTVTQVYDAVGARRAVDAGVDILVARGSEGGGHGEDKLGLLPLLDAVLDAVTVPVLAGGGVASARSLAAVLAAGASGAWVGTRLSACPEALTGDAGRRALVAATETDTAVTRVFDVAKGLPWPARFPSRVLANDFVEHWTGHEEAMDAGACDQLAAAIAAGDCRIAPVDAGQGVGMIRGDASVADVIDEMCTGAEGLLSGWSS, from the coding sequence ATGCTGTCGACGCCCTGGTCAACGAATTTCGGTCTGCGGGTACCCATCGTCAATGCCCCGATGGGCGGGGTGGCCGGCGGCCGCCTGGCCGCCGCGGTCACGGGGGCCGGTGGCCTCGGCATGGTCGGCATGGGCAGCGTCGCGTCCAGGGAGTTGCTCGCCGAGCAGCTTCGGCACGTCGACGGGCGGTTCGGCATCGGCATGGTCGACTGGGTGATGCGCAACGAGGCCGGGCTGCTCGAGGACGCGCTAGCCGCCCGCCCGGCCCTGTTGTCGGTCAGCTTCGGAACGGACTGGTCTTGGGTCGCCAAGGCGCATGACGCCGGAATCCCCACCGTCACACAGGTTTACGACGCCGTCGGGGCCCGGCGGGCCGTCGACGCCGGCGTCGACATCCTGGTCGCGCGCGGATCCGAGGGTGGCGGGCACGGCGAGGACAAGCTGGGGCTGCTGCCGCTGCTGGACGCCGTTCTGGATGCCGTCACCGTCCCGGTGCTGGCCGGCGGCGGTGTCGCCTCGGCGCGCAGCCTGGCCGCGGTGCTGGCCGCCGGTGCCAGCGGGGCGTGGGTGGGCACCCGGTTGTCGGCATGCCCGGAGGCGCTGACCGGCGACGCCGGGCGCCGGGCCCTGGTCGCGGCCACCGAAACCGACACCGCCGTCACCCGGGTCTTCGACGTCGCCAAGGGTCTGCCCTGGCCGGCGCGGTTCCCGTCGCGGGTGTTGGCCAACGATTTCGTCGAGCACTGGACGGGTCACGAGGAAGCGATGGACGCGGGGGCCTGCGACCAGCTGGCCGCCGCGATCGCCGCCGGGGACTGCCGGATCGCGCCGGTGGATGCCGGTCAGGGCGTCGGGATGATCCGCGGCGATGCCTCGGTGGCCGACGTCATCGACGAGATGTGTACGGGCGCTGAAGGATTGCTGTCCGGGTGGAGCTCGTAG